GCCAGCCTACAGGCAGACCACCCTGGAAGCCCCGGGGTAAGTGGAGCGGGGGTCCTACCTCCCTTAGGGACAGCTGTGGGTGATGGAAGAGGCCCAGCCTGTGCTCCAGAGACTTGGGTGCTCACCACTGTCGAGCCCAGCCTTGCTCTGTGaccctccctggggacctgggcCAGTCTGAGCCAGCCCCGCCCTCATCACTATCCAGCCCCACGTGGCTGCTCACCCGGGGCAGGGCCAGTGTGTCGGAGGCGTCAAAGCTCTTCCGCCGGTGGATGCGGTACCGGTGCGGGGGTTCCAGGATGGACAGCGGGATGCTCACCCTGCACAGGGGTGCAGTGGGGGACCCCTGAGGAGCCTCCCGGCGGTTGGGGGCCCACGCCCAGGCCCATCTTTACTCGCTTAAAACCAGTGGTTCAGGCTCTGTCCCCACAGGTGTCCCAATACTCTGGTCACTCACCTGACCTGCGCCGGCTGCGCCAGGGTCCCAGGGCCCTGCTGGTCTCGTGGTGTCCTACACAGGCGGCAGGGGGTGCCGGGATCCACAGGCACGGGGAACAGGCGCCGGTTGACACGGTAACAGTACACGCCTGCGAGGCCCATGAGAAGCCGCAGCTCCCCCTGAGCCAGGAACCCAGGTCCCCAGGTCCCCAGGTCCCCAGGCCCGGTGCTGCCCCCAGCGGCCCCCAATCACACAGGCTGCCAATCCTCTGGGAAGCAAGTTGGCCCATTTCCTTCTAACCCCTTTCCTCCCAGAACCTGGGGCCCACGCCCTAAGGGGTGGGGAGGGACATCCTCCCGGGGCTCTCAGGAGCTGGGATGGAGTCCCACCAGCACAGAGGCGCTGCTGGGAAGGTTGGGATGGGGCCACGCAGGGCAGCCCCTAATTCGGAGGCCAGGTCTTAGCTCACCCTACCCCTACCAGGGCTTGGCCACCCTGTCCAGACTGCAAGCCTCCCTCCATGAGTCTCAACACCTCAGGGGCCTCCCCAGGCCCCAAACCTCAAATAGAACCGCTCTGTGGCAGGGGAGGCCAGGGCAGCGCGAGGCTGGACTACTCAGTGGCCTAGCCAAGGGCCCGCACTCACATTCATGGTCTTCCTCCACACCGCTGCCACTGCTGTCACGCAGGCCTAGGACCTGGGGTCTGAGAGGGCGAGGGGGATGAGCAGGCCGGGGGATAGAGCCGCTCAGCCACCCTCGCCCACCCTTGCCCACCCCTGCTCACTCAGGATGGCTACAGATACACTCCTCCTTGTTGGTTTCCCGAAACTCCTGCAGCTTCGAGAAGAAGGCCTCAGGCTGGCTGGCGATTGAAGAGCTGGTGTCCAGAGACCCTGGTGTGGGCAAAGCACCAGGCAGCTGACgggagaggggctgggggctgctgtGTGGCCACCGGCCAAGGCTTGGAGAGACGATCAGCCCGGCACCCCAGGCCACCTGCTTCACCCCTACTGTGCCTCAAACAGGCCAGGAGGGCCCCTCCAGTCACTGGGACTGTTGGTTGGTTTCAGTGTCTGTCTACCCTGATGCATAGCCAACCATCCATGGGAAAAATATCGacagagacctttttttttttttttgagacggagtctcgctctgtcgcccaggctggagtgcagtggctggatctcagctcactgcaagctctgcctcccgggttcacgccattctcctgcctcggcctcccgagtagctgcgactacaggcgcccgccacctcgcccggctagttttttgtattttttagtagagacggggtttcaccgtgttagccaggatggtctcgatctcccgacctcgtgatccgcccgtctcagcctcccaaagtgctgggattacaggcgtgagccaccgcgcccggccaacagagACCTTATGACAGGGCTAGATGCTGTTTCATGTGCCAGGAACTAGATAGACAAAGCCCCCGGCCTTAATGAGTCTTACACTGTAAGGTGGCAAGAGATGAACTAGCCACCAAAAAAAATCCGTGAGACAAGACTGAATGGTGACATCTGCCAGAAAGCAAGAGAGCAGGGTCAGAGCCTAGTATGGCAGGGCAGCCATGCCAGGGAAGGCCTCTCCGAGTGACGACCCTGAGCAGAGACACGGAAGGGCCACAGAGACCTCCCAGGAGGGACATCACAGGCAGATGAAAGAGCAAGCGCAAAGGGTGGGCGCATGTGTGGTTCAGCTGAGGAACAGCCAGGAGGGGAAAGTGGCAGGAAGGGAGTAAGGGTGGAGGAGATGAGGTTAAGAAGCCCAAGGAGGGTTTGGGGACCAGGAGGAACACAATCACATAGGCCATATATTTTTACAGGACTCCTCCTCTGGCTGCTTCAAGGTGAGGGGAAGTAGAGGCATCAGTTAGGATTCAGCTGGGGACAGGCAGGGGCAGCCCCCAACTCAGCATGATTCGACTTAGGatgtttcttttcttacttttttttttttttttttgagacggagtctcgctctgtcacccaggctggagtgcagtggccggatctcagctcactgcaagctccgcctcccgggttcacgccattctcctgcctcagcctcccgagtagctgggactacaggcgcccgccacctcacccggctagttttttgtattttttagtagagacggggtttcaccgtgttaaccaggatggtctcgatctcccgacctcgtgatccgcccgtctcggcctcccaaagtgctgggattacaggcttgagccaccgcgcccggcctcttttcttacttttttgagagagaatctcactgtgttgcccaggctggagtgtagtggagcgaTCTCacctcaatgcaacctctgcctcccaggttcaagagattctcatgtctcagccacctacgtagctggaattataggcatgcgccaccacgcccagctaatttttgtatttttagtagagaaggggtttcaccatcttggccaggctgttctcaaactcctggcctgatccacctgccttggcctcccaaagtgctcggattacaggcgtgagccactgccacacctggccagaattttTCAAGTTATGATTTATCAACTTTACAATGGCACAAAAGTGATCACATTCAGAACATCAGTAAGTTACATGAGACATTCAACACTTCATTATAAAAAAGGCTTGTGTTAGAtcattttgcccaactgtaggctaatgtcaGTGTTCTgcgcacatttaaggtaggctcaGCTAAGCTAgaatgtttggtaggttaggtgtattaaatgcctttttgttttggtttggttatttttttttttttgctgcccaggctgaagtgtggtagcgtgatctcggctcactgcaacctccgcctccggggttgcagcgattctcctgcctcagcctcccgagcagctgggattacaggcgggtgctACCACactcaattaatttttgtactttcagtggagatgggatttcagtatgctggccagggtggtcttgaactcctgacctcaagtgatccgcccgcctcagcctcccaaagtgttgggattacaggtgtgagccaccgcgcctggccttatatGCCTTTTTGACTAAACAGTATTTTCAACTTACGTTGGGTGTATCAGGATGTAGCTATATGGTAAATCCAGCAGCATCTATAATCGGATTCTAAAAGTATGTTGAAGGCAGGGTCAACAGGATGTGCTAATGGACTAGATGAGGATGGTGTGAAAAGGAGGGGGGAATTAGGGTCGATCCCAAGGTAATGGCCTGACCTATTTAGTATGTGGAGTTGCCATTTGTGGAGACAGGAAAGACTGCAGGAGGAGCACAGCAGATGGCGTGGAAATGAGGACCCTGATTTCGGACAGAAGGTTAAAAACTTCATGGTGATGTGGAGAAGACAGCGGGATATACAAGCCTGGAATTCGGAGGAGAGATGTGGGCTAGAGATACAAAATGGAGAAGTAGAGAAAGTGTCAAATGCCTCAGCACTTGGGAGATCatagagggaagagggaagacagagaggagTCAGAAGACTGAGTCCCAGGCCTAGGGGTGTAGTGGTCAGAACAAGGATCTTTCCTTCCCCAGGAGCCTGGGAAGGAGCACCAACAGAGATGGGGTAGAGCCATGAAGCATGGGGCTAGAAGTCTAGGGGAGAAAGTGCTTTAGGGAGGGAGTGACCACCGTGTCCCCTGCTGCTCAAAGGTAAGGAAGGTGTGGATGAGGGCTCAGCTGGGGAGTTGGCACCACGGAGGCCACTGATGACCCAACGGAGGGCCACGTTGATGAAATGCTGGGAGCTGAAGCCTGATTTAAGAAACAGTAGtggaggctggacacagtggctcatgtctgtaatcccagcactttggaaggccaaggcagacagatcacttgacatcgggagttccagaccagactggccaagatggcgaaaccctgtctctggctaaaaatacaaaaattagctgagcgtagtggcacatgcctgtagtcccagctacttaggtggctgagacatgagaatcacttgaacctaggaggcagaggttgcagtgggccgagatcactccactgcactccagcctgggtgaaaaagtgagactccatctcaaaaaaaaatagtagtggAGAGAAATTAAAGGCAATGAGGCTAGACAGCCCTTTTGAAGAGGAAGTTTTGTTATCGAGACACTAGGCAGTCACTGGAAGCAAATGTGGGCTAAAGGTAGAAATGTGGCATCGGGATGAGAAATAACAGGTGCGGCTTTACCCCGACTGGATGTGAGCCGCTGGTAAGATGCTGTCTCAcctggcctcagccttcccatCTGTGAATGGGCACCATGGTGGCGCCTACCTAATAAGCTTATTGTGAAGGGCAAAGGAGTCAGCGGGAGGAACAGGGAGCAGAGCTTGGAGCAGTGCCTGGTGCAGGGAGCATGAGATACAACCAGCTCCCAGAATGCTTCCTGCATGTTCATGTTCATGTTCATGTTGAGGGGCAGGATGAGGAtgcaggacagagagagagaggatcacAGGAAGCAAACCCTGGAGGAGCCAGAAGCAGAGGGGCGGAGCACGCTGCAGCAGGGCCAGGGCCCAGGTGGCAGTGTGGACGGTCACCTTGGGCAAGGCAGGGAAGCAGAGCGCATGGACCAAGAGCAGGCATTGGGACAGACGCCTCCATTTTCCCAGAACCAGGAAGGagggcagtgagctgagagttcAGGAAGTACTCAAGTGCAGGGCCTGTGTCCCCGCCACCACTTGCTCCCAGCAACTCCACAATGCAcctgtctttgttttttgagacagaatctcactttgtcacccaggctggagtgcagtggcttgatctctgctcactgcaacctccacttcctggattcaaacaattctcctgcctcagcctcctgagtagctggaattacagatgcccaccaccacacccagctagtttttgtatttttagtagagacagggtttcaccatgatggccaggctggtctcaaactcctgacctcaagtgatacgcccacctcggcctcccaaattgctgggattacaagtgtgagccaccatgcctggccgtggCCTCCTTTCTGGTCCTGCCACGCCTGTGGTCACCCCAttatgcgtgtaatcccagcactttgggaggccgaggtggacggatcacctgaggtcaagagttcaagaccagcctggccaacatggtgaaaccccgtctctactaaaaacacaaaaattagccgagcatggtagtagatgcctgtaatcccagctacctgggaggctgaggaaggagaatcgcttaaaccaaggaagcgcaggttgcagtgagcagaaatcacaccactggacttgactctgggcaacagagcaagactccatctcaaaaaaaaaaaaagaggaggccGCAAGgctagaagaaagaaagacaggaggTCACATCATCATGGGGCCAGTAGAGGCCAGATCATGCCTCGTAAGTCTAGAATGGGATTTTGGATTTTACAGTAAGTGCTGGGAAAAGTCCATGGGGAGTTTTGAGCaggggagtgacatgatctgatttccATGTTTAAAAACATCCTTTGGCTGCTATGTCAAAAATGACAGTGCACAACCACGTCCCTGGCAGCATTATTCCCAACAGTCAAGAGATGGAAACCACCCAAGTGTCCAtccatgaatgaatggataaacaatatGTGGTATCTACACACAACGGAATGTCACTCAGCCctaaaaaggaagggaattccagccaggcacagcagctcacacctgtaatccccgcactttgggaggccaaggcaggagaatcacttgactgcagcagttcgagaccagcctggccaacatagtgaaaccccatctctactgaaaatacaaaaattagctgggtgtggtggcgcacacctgtaatccctgctactcgggaggctgaggcacaagaaccattccaacccaggaggtgaaggttgcagtgagccgagatcacaccactgcactctagcctgggcgatacagtgcgactctgtctcaaaacaaaacaaaaaaataaataaataaaagaaagggaattctgacacacactacaacatgaataaatcttgaggccattatgttaaataaaaaaagccagtacaaaagaacaaatgctgtatgatttcacttatataagGTTCCTAGAGGAGTCAAATTCATAcggacagaaagtagaatggtgactgtccagggctggagggagggggaatAGGAGTAATTATTTAATGGGGAGAGAGGtttttgggaagatgaaaaattgTGGAGACGGATGGTAGTAATGATAGCTCAACAGTGTGGACATACTTGATGCCACTTAACAGTCCACTTAAAAAATGCTAcaggtggctgggcgtggtggctcacacctgtaattccagcacttgggaggctgaggtgggtggatcgcctgaggtcagttcgagaccaacctggccaacatggtgaaaccctgtctctattaaaaatacaaaaattaggcagcacacggtggctcacgcctgtaatcccagcactttgggaggctgaggcaggcgggtcacaaggtcaggagatcgagaccatactggctaacacagtgaaaccccatctctactaaaaatacaaaacattagccagacgtggtggcagatgcctgtaatcccagctactcgggaggctgaggcaggagaatggcgtaaacccagaaggcagagcttgcagtgagccgagatctggccactgcactccagcctgggtgacagagcaagactctgtctcaaaccaaaaaaaaaaaaaaaaaaaaaattagccaggcgtggtggcaggtacctgtaatcccagctactcggaggctgaggcaggagaatcgcctgaacccaggaggcggaggttgcagtgagcggagaccacgccattgcactctagcctgggcaacaagagtcagacctcatctcaaaaaaaaaaaaaaaaaatgctaggccgggtgcagtggctcacgcctgtaatcccagcactttgggaggccgaggcggatggatcacctgaggtcgggagctcgagaccagcctgaccaacatggagaaaccccgtctctgggcctggtggcacatgcctataatcccagctactagggaggctgaggcaggagaatcgcttgaacctgggaggcggaggttgtggtgagccgagatcatgccactgcgctccagcctgggcaacaagagtgaaactccgcctcaaaaaaaaaaaaatgctacagtggtaaattttatgttatgtatttacacaaacacacaaacacacacacaaacacacacacacgcacaagcgcAAAGGACAATGGGATATAGGCCAGGAGGAAACCAGCCAGAAGGCAGCTGAAGTTGCTGTTGGGGAGAGCTGGACAGTAGCGTGAAAAGAGCTGGCATTGGTATGGAGTTGTGCAGAGGCCTGGCAAATAACCAATGTTCAAACATAGGGCAGCtgagactcattcattcattcaacagatgcACCGTCTCTGTGCCAGAGGTTGAGAGAGCAGACATGGCTCAGAAGGTGCTCAGAGGCTGGTGTGAAGGTAGTGAGTTATCGCAATTGATTACTCACAGTCAGTGACAGACCAAACTCTTTGTTCTACTCTTTCCCCCTTCTTCTCACTACTGCTCgtctcattttttttgtttgtttgttttttggagacggagtcttgctctgtcaccctagctggagtgcaatggcgcgatctcggctcgctgcaacctccgcatcccgggtttaagcgattctcttgcctcagcctcccaagtagctgggattacaggcccagaccaccacgcccagttaattattgtatttttagtagatacggggtttgaccatgttggtcaagctggtctcgaactcctgacctcgtgatccacctgcctcagcctcccaaagtgctgggattaccgggtGCCCTGTGGTGCCAGAGAACCCCATTTGACACTCTTTAACTGTACTGcctcaggcaagttatttaacttctctgtgcctggcctgtcttctcttaaaaagcaaaaaaaaaaaaaaaaaaaaaaaaggccaggcatggtggttcatgcctgtaatcccagcactttggaaggctgaagtgggcagatcacctgaggtcagaagttcaagggcagcctggccaacatggtaaaaccccatctctattacagatacaaaaatgagctgggcgtggtggcgcatacctgtaatcccagctacttgggaggctgaggcaggagaatcgcttgaacctgggaggcagaggttgcagtaagccaagatcacaccattgcactccagcctgggcaacgagagtaaaactctgtctcaaaataaataaataaataaataaataaataggccagcccagtggctcatgcctgtaatcctagcactttgggaggctgaggcgggcagatcatgaggtcaggaggccgaggcgggcagatcacgaggtcaggaaatgagacaatcctggctaacacggtcaaaccccgtctctactaaaaaaaaaaatacaaaaaaattagccgggcatggtggcgggtgcctgtagtcccagctacttaggaggttggggcaggagaatggcatgaatccgggaggcagagcttgcagtgagccgagatcacgccattgcactccagcctgagcgacagagcaagactctatctcaaaaataaataaataaataaataaataaataaacaaaacaaaacaaaaaaaaaggtggctgtggggggcggtggctcactcctgtaatcccagcactttgggagtccaacgTAGGTGGATATCTTGAGCTctgtagtttgagaccagcctggccaagatggggaaacaccatctctactaaaaacacaaaaaattagccaggcgtggtggtgctcgcctataatcccagctactcgggaggccgagggacgagaatcacttgaacctgggaggtggaggttgctgtgagccaacatcgcactactgcactccagcctgggtaacagagtaagactccgtctcaaaaaaaaaaaaaaaaaaaaaattgggtgcTCCCCAAGGAGGATGGCACGGTCATCAGAGAAACAAGCAACAGCACCGggtggaggctgagataggagcaTGGAGGAGCCcaggcctccacctcccactccCAGGCCAAGTGTGTGCCGGGCAGCAGCAGGCCTTACCTGCAATCCAGTCATAGCCCAGGTATGGCCTGAGGCGCCAGCTCCTCTCAGGAACTGCAGACTCCTCAGAGAAGGTCACCCTGGGCTGAGGAGGGAAGCACAGACGGGCAAGGACTAAGCCAGGAGGCCTGGCCCAGAGGAAGCCACACCTCGAGGGAcagagagactgtgtctcaactTACACCCTGACTTGGAGCCCAGGGCTCAGCCAAGGTCACAAGAGCAAGAAGGGAAATGTTTGACCCCACTTTATGTGTGGCTGTGAACAAAGCCTGGCctcttctcaaagtgctgagaaacTCACAGCTACCGCTTAGCGAGCATTTAGGCTGAGCCAGACCCAACTCACAGTATCTCCCAGGAGCCTCTTGTTCTGCAAGGGAGGCTGCCCACAAGCACATGTgtcagatagggaaactgaggcccaaggaaGCTCCTCCCATCAGCAGATGTCCCGCTCTCCCACATTACCTTGGACAGCTTGCTCTGTTGAGCCAGGATGGACCTCGGGGGCTGTGCCTCCTGGGGTCCTGGATCACCTAGCCCCGCTGAGGGCTCTGGGTCCCTTAGGCTTGAGGTGCCCAGGGAGGGTGCTGAGTGGGGTCTCGGTCGGCCCAGGGACTCCTGGTGCTGGCATTTGGCAGGTGGGAGAGAGGCCACCCCCGATCTGGCCACATCACAGGGGTCCCCTCGGCAGGCATCTGGTGAGCTCCACACAGGACACCGGCCCCGTGGGCAGGAGGTGCTCAAGGAAGTTGAGGACGTCTCTGGGGTCAATGGAGTCTCTGAATTGTAGCTGCTGGATTCCAGGCTTGACTGGAGAGAGGGGCGGGGTCACCCAGGGAGTGGCTGTCAGAACATACCCACGGGTCCTACGCCAGGTACCAAGGCCTGTGTCCTCATCCTGCTCTGGCCTCAGCAGTGACCAAGGCCAGTctcttccctccccagccctcaATATCCcatcatcagtaaaatgggggtGTTGAACAAGATGAGCCCAGAAGCCTGGATGCTGGCCTGAGGTCAGGTAGCCACTTCCTCTGGGGTTCCCAAGGCAGGCACGTACCTCTAAGGCTGCCCTGGTCACTGACCGCCGCACAGCATCCTGCCCCACCCACAGCTGCCTCAGGAGCTCCAGGTTGAGCAGCCGCAGCTGCGCCAGGTCCTCAGCCTCCACCATCCTGGGCCTCCTGCAGCAGGTGTCACTTGCCCCTGGGCCACAGGATGTCCTCAGGGCTGGGTTCCTGCCCCAGCTCTTCTACTTGAAGTCAAGAGAGCAGGACACGGGGCTCAGTAGGGTGCCCTGTGGTGCCAGAGACCCCCATTTGACACTTTTTAACTGTACTGCCTCAGgtgagttatttaacttctctgtgcctcagtttcctcatctgctggAAGAcaacagtacctacctcatacGATTGTTGTTAGAATTAAAGAAAGCAtgttaagcctgggcaacatttgtagacacatttttttctacaaaaaaaaaaaattttttttttaattagctagccGTGGTGGCACTcatctgtggccccagctactcgaggatcgctttagcccagaaggcccaggctgcagtgagccatggtcacgtcactgtaaaaaaaaaaaacaaaaacaaaaatacaaaaaacaggccaagtggctcacgtctgtaatcccagcactttgggaggctgaggcagaagatcacttgaggtcaggagtttgaggcaagcctagccaacatggcgagaggccctgttgctactaaaaatacaaaaattagccgggcgtggtgacgcgcgcctgtaatcccagctactcgggaggctgaggcaggagaatcacctgaacctgggaggcggaggttgtggagagccgagatcgcgccattgcactccagcctgtgtgatggggtgagactccatctcaaaaacaacaacaacaacaacaaaacaattagctaggcatggtggtgggtgcctgtaatcccagctactcaggaggctgctgaggcaggagaatcgcttgaacctgggaggcagaggttgcaatgagcagagatcacactattgcactccagcctgggtgaaagcaagactgacacacacacaaaatacaaaaaacaaagtaCTTAGCACAATGCTTACTTAATACAGTGCTTACAGTGgtacatagtaagcattcaataaacgTCTATTATTACCAAAATGGCTGGGGCAAGGTCatgcttcctttttttccaggctcactgcagcctccacctcctaagcAGTGGTTTGGACAACCGTGCTTTATAACTGGTGAACCCAATACAAACCAGGCTTCAAAAGGgattcttcctcctttcctgccctcccttcctccttcaatttctttttacaaatgaagaaaccaaagctcagagaagttaagcaatttgcctcaagtcacacagctagcaagagGCAAGATCTGAACCAAATTTGACTCCAGGGTAGATGAGTTCAGGTTTCTTGGAAAGCCTTTCCCTGGAAGTGTGGGGGCGCCTGGGAAAActccgcctcctcctcccagcccttGCCCCCCACCTCCAAGTATCCTCAGGATCACCGAGTGCAAGGTCTGGAGCAGAAAGAAGCCTACTACCCAAGGACCCTCCCACACGTATATGACCCCACAGGGCTGGGGGGCACGGAGATGCAGTCAAGGGGGGCCAACTGCTTGATTCGTAGGACAAAGATCCCGGCCCCCACCCCTAACTGACCAAGTAGCTCTGGGCCACACCCCTGTATCAGAGGGTCGCCGCTTTCGCACGGGGTCAAAGGGCACAGCTGGCCTTGCCTTCCCCTGGCCCCGGTCGCGCTTTGGAAAGGAAACACTGAGCAGAGGCACCGGGAAAGCGACGCTCCAGAAACACCAGGGCCGCAGAAGTAACAGAGGCCCAGCGGGCGGACGCCGAGGCGGGACCCCGGCAGGGGCAGACGCAGCCTCCCCTTCTTTTCCACTGCAGCCCCCGAGCCCCTCGCGGGAATGCACGTGGGACCTGCTGCAGAGCCCTTCCGCTCCACCTCAGTGCCGCCTCCCCTCACTCACCCGGCAAAATCCCCCAATTCGCGCCgcagcagccgccgccgccgccgccgccgccgccgccgccgccgccgccgccgccgccgcctgaACCGCCCCGGGTCGCCGGCTGGGGGCTGGGCCTCCGCCGGCCGTCCTGATTGGTCAGGTGAGGGGCAGGGCCGGGACGCCTGGCCAGCGTTACTCCGCGATCCGAAGCGGCAGTTTCAACATGGGGGCGGGACCAAGAGCGGAACTACACCGGTTGGTCCATTTTCGAGGCCGGTCCGGAGGTCGATTCCTGGAAGGGGGCGGGCCCCGGAAGGGCGGACTCCGATTGGTCAGCTGCGGGACTGGGATACGCGTTCAGGAGCGGCAGTTTCCGTCAGGCTCGGTGGCCTAGGCTCGGCGCAGGCGGCAGTCTGGAGCTGCGGGGTAGGTTTGGCAGGCGGCGGGCGACTCATTGCATTGTACTCATcgtttcatactttttttttttcttttggagacggagtctcgctctgttgcccaggctggagtgcagtggcgcgatctccgctcaccacgatctctgcctcccgggttcaagcgattctcctacctcagcctcccgagtaggtgggactacaggcttttttttttttttccaagtagagacgggttcactatgttggccaggctggtctcgaactcatgacctcgtgatccgcccgcctcagcctcccaaagtgctgagattacaggcatgagccaccgcggccagcctGCTTCATACTTTCATTCAGGTTTTTAGAGAGTGCCTGCTTT
This DNA window, taken from Macaca mulatta isolate MMU2019108-1 chromosome 1, T2T-MMU8v2.0, whole genome shotgun sequence, encodes the following:
- the LOC144336246 gene encoding uncharacterized protein LOC144336246, with the protein product MHVGPAAEPFRSTSVPPPLTHPAKSPNSRRSSRRRRRRRRRRRRRRRRRLNRPGSPAGGWASAGRPDWSGEGQGRDAWPALLRDPKRQFQHGGGTKSGTTPVGPFSRPVRRSIPGRGRAPEGRTPIGQLRDWDTRSGAAVSVRLGGLGSAQAAVWSCGNGSCVWRRGTD